A single window of Usitatibacter rugosus DNA harbors:
- a CDS encoding glycosyltransferase family 9 protein: MGERFESRMVAVTRAFSRRGGAPGEKQPPADPKRILIAHNLLLGDTLMLTPLLAKLRALHPGADIALLANPSFLPLYSAHPYGVRALPYTPHQSQTTHDLLEEPDFDLAIVPGDNRYSWLAAASGARHVVAHAGDVPWTKNWFVDDARPYPSQPAAWGDMVSELVDGPDPPPFREGDWPAPMADDFAKPNAPYAVLHVGASTPLKLWKPERWRELAATLERSGLAIAWSAGKNETALVAECDPEGRYASYAGRLDLAQLWHLLKGAAVLVAPDTGVAHLGRTAFTPTVTLYGPGSAVICGPGRFWREAPVRSVTVDPFECRDQKILFRREIEWVRRCGRSTRECAEPRCMHAIGVPAVLSAVEEIRRR; encoded by the coding sequence ATGGGCGAACGCTTCGAGTCGCGAATGGTGGCCGTCACCCGCGCCTTCTCGCGGCGGGGCGGCGCGCCGGGCGAGAAGCAGCCGCCGGCGGACCCGAAGCGCATCCTCATCGCGCACAACCTGCTGCTGGGCGACACGCTCATGCTGACGCCGCTGCTCGCCAAGCTGCGTGCGCTGCATCCCGGCGCGGACATCGCGCTGCTCGCGAACCCGTCGTTCCTGCCGCTCTACTCGGCGCACCCGTACGGCGTGCGCGCCCTGCCCTACACGCCGCACCAATCGCAGACGACGCACGACCTCCTCGAGGAACCGGATTTCGATCTCGCGATCGTCCCGGGCGACAACCGCTACTCGTGGCTCGCGGCCGCTTCGGGCGCGCGCCATGTGGTCGCGCATGCGGGCGACGTGCCGTGGACCAAGAACTGGTTCGTCGATGACGCGCGCCCCTATCCCTCGCAACCTGCCGCGTGGGGCGACATGGTTTCGGAGCTGGTGGATGGTCCCGATCCGCCGCCGTTTCGCGAAGGCGACTGGCCCGCGCCCATGGCCGACGACTTCGCCAAGCCGAACGCGCCGTATGCGGTGCTGCACGTCGGAGCGAGCACGCCGCTCAAGCTCTGGAAGCCCGAGCGCTGGCGCGAGCTCGCCGCAACACTCGAGCGCTCCGGCCTCGCGATCGCGTGGAGCGCGGGCAAGAACGAGACCGCGCTCGTCGCCGAATGCGATCCCGAAGGACGCTACGCGTCGTACGCAGGACGGCTGGATCTCGCTCAGCTCTGGCACCTGCTGAAGGGTGCGGCGGTGCTCGTGGCGCCCGACACCGGCGTCGCGCACCTCGGCCGCACGGCTTTCACGCCGACGGTGACGCTCTACGGTCCCGGCTCGGCCGTGATCTGCGGGCCCGGACGCTTCTGGCGCGAGGCTCCGGTGCGCTCGGTCACCGTGGATCCCTTCGAGTGCCGCGACCAGAAGATCCTCTTCCGCCGCGAAATCGAATGGGTGCGCCGCTGCGGCCGCTCGACGCGCGAATGTGCCGAGCCGCGCTGCATGCATGCGATCGGCGTGCCCGCCGTGCTCTCGGCCGTCGAAGAGATCCGCCGTCGATGA
- a CDS encoding DUF4254 domain-containing protein, producing MSRDILTHLASAAIVAFHDGALAAADTPWADIAENHRSNSKLWDEEDLARRRNAPDAEIVANKRAIDALNQARNDAVERIDDAILRALEGRLREDARLNSETAGMMIDRLSILALKIRAMALQAARTDANDSHRAACAAKLVRLREQRADLARCLDELLDGCAAGIARYKIYRQFKMYNDPAMNPHLRS from the coding sequence ATGAGCCGTGACATCCTCACGCACCTCGCGAGCGCCGCGATCGTTGCCTTCCACGACGGCGCGCTGGCGGCCGCCGACACACCCTGGGCCGACATCGCCGAGAACCACCGCTCGAACTCGAAGCTCTGGGACGAGGAGGACCTCGCGCGCCGCCGCAACGCGCCCGACGCCGAGATCGTCGCCAACAAGCGCGCCATCGATGCGTTGAACCAGGCGAGGAACGATGCGGTCGAGCGGATCGACGATGCGATCCTGCGCGCGCTCGAAGGGCGGCTGCGCGAGGACGCGCGCCTCAACTCGGAAACCGCGGGGATGATGATCGACCGCCTGTCCATCCTCGCGCTCAAGATCCGCGCGATGGCATTGCAAGCGGCCCGCACGGACGCCAACGATTCGCACCGCGCCGCCTGCGCGGCAAAGCTGGTGCGGCTGCGGGAGCAGCGTGCCGACCTCGCGCGCTGCCTCGACGAGCTGCTGGATGGCTGCGCTGCCGGCATCGCGCGCTACAAGATCTATCGGCAGTTCAAGATGTACAACGATCCGGCGATGAACCCGCATCTTCGGAGTTAG
- a CDS encoding glycosyltransferase family 9 protein, translating into MKILVVKRDKIGDLLLATPMLRVIRTALPEARIELLASDYNAWLLAGNRDIDRVWTYRRARSGTHVSVRAALQQAVQMLRLRSRRYDVAIAAGGEVSPRAARRAMLAGAKRTIAYAGEEGPFVTDPLPAPRAGHECERMARLLAPLGIPVPEVLPLPEYEPTRPALEEARAWLAARSLGERGFVAIGLGARRPHRRPDAAQVLRWARRLHAEHGLHTLLVWTPGRADNPDYPGDDDVAEPIIARGLPFIHPYRGGLAPTIARVWHARTSVFPDSGLMHLAAASPGGVLGLFAQTAVSPHPSQWGPRGANVDVLEAETSVAELEDTIVAERLDRLMRRHSRAGGNPANSEDAGSSPDRCTS; encoded by the coding sequence ATGAAGATCCTCGTCGTCAAGCGCGACAAGATCGGCGACCTGTTGCTCGCGACCCCGATGCTGCGGGTGATCCGCACGGCGCTGCCCGAAGCGCGCATCGAGCTGCTCGCGAGCGACTACAACGCGTGGCTGCTCGCGGGCAACCGCGACATCGACCGCGTCTGGACCTATCGCCGGGCGCGATCGGGCACGCATGTCTCGGTGCGTGCGGCCTTGCAGCAAGCCGTGCAGATGCTGCGCCTGCGGTCGCGCCGCTACGACGTGGCGATCGCGGCCGGCGGCGAAGTCTCGCCGCGCGCGGCGCGCCGCGCGATGCTCGCGGGAGCGAAGCGCACCATCGCCTACGCCGGCGAGGAAGGTCCCTTCGTCACCGATCCGTTGCCCGCTCCGCGGGCCGGCCACGAATGCGAGCGCATGGCGAGGCTGCTGGCGCCGCTCGGCATCCCGGTGCCCGAAGTGCTCCCGCTCCCGGAGTACGAGCCCACGCGGCCCGCGCTCGAGGAAGCGCGCGCCTGGCTCGCGGCGCGTTCGCTCGGCGAACGCGGCTTCGTCGCGATCGGGCTCGGAGCGCGCCGTCCGCACCGGCGTCCCGATGCCGCACAGGTGTTGCGCTGGGCCCGCAGGCTGCACGCCGAGCACGGCCTGCATACGTTGCTCGTATGGACACCGGGCCGCGCCGACAATCCCGACTATCCCGGCGACGACGATGTGGCCGAGCCGATCATCGCGCGCGGCCTGCCGTTCATCCATCCGTATCGCGGCGGGCTCGCTCCGACCATCGCCCGCGTCTGGCATGCACGCACCTCGGTGTTTCCGGACAGCGGCCTCATGCATCTCGCGGCCGCGAGCCCCGGCGGCGTGCTGGGCCTCTTCGCGCAGACGGCCGTTTCGCCGCACCCGTCCCAGTGGGGACCGCGCGGGGCCAACGTGGACGTCCTGGAGGCGGAGACGAGCGTGGCGGAGCTGGAGGATACGATCGTCGCGGAGCGGCTCGATCGATTGATGCGCCGTCATTCCCGCGCAGGCGGGAACCCAGCTAACTCCGAAGATGCGGGTTCATCGCCGGATCGTTGTACATCTTGA
- a CDS encoding glycosyltransferase: MPATLTAAIVTWRPDPALLEKTVASLARAAARARSSGTLSGATLFLIDNGPAESLPVVSAAASHWDASLGAAEIVTGHGNLGYGRANNLVLPRLESDFHLVLNPDVEIDPEAIDAALRSFAVHPEVGLLAPAAFAPDGQREYLCKRYPSPGVLLLRGFAPAFLRKRFAVALARYEMRDAIGDRFVAGVPLASGCFLLVRTPLLRALGGFDPRYFMYFEDYDLSLRVASRATVAYEPAVRIVHHGGEAARKGLRHIGWFAASALRFFSRHGWRARS; encoded by the coding sequence ATGCCTGCCACGCTCACGGCCGCCATCGTCACCTGGCGGCCGGACCCCGCGCTCCTCGAAAAAACCGTCGCCTCGCTCGCGCGAGCGGCGGCGCGGGCGCGCTCCTCCGGCACCCTCTCGGGCGCGACGCTCTTCCTTATCGACAACGGCCCCGCCGAATCGCTGCCCGTGGTGAGCGCCGCCGCCTCGCATTGGGACGCAAGCCTGGGCGCGGCCGAGATCGTGACGGGCCACGGCAACCTGGGCTATGGCCGCGCCAACAATCTCGTGCTGCCGCGGCTCGAATCGGATTTCCACCTCGTGCTCAACCCCGACGTGGAGATCGATCCCGAAGCGATCGACGCGGCCCTGCGCTCCTTCGCCGTGCACCCGGAGGTGGGCCTGCTGGCGCCCGCCGCGTTCGCGCCCGACGGACAGCGCGAGTACCTGTGCAAGCGCTATCCCTCGCCAGGCGTGCTGTTGCTGCGCGGGTTCGCGCCTGCTTTCCTTCGCAAGCGCTTCGCGGTCGCGCTGGCGCGCTACGAGATGCGCGATGCGATCGGCGATCGATTCGTGGCGGGCGTCCCGCTCGCGAGCGGCTGCTTCCTGCTCGTGCGCACGCCGCTCCTCAGGGCACTGGGCGGATTCGACCCGCGCTACTTCATGTACTTCGAGGACTACGACTTGAGCCTTCGCGTCGCGAGCCGCGCGACCGTGGCCTACGAGCCGGCGGTGCGCATCGTGCACCACGGCGGCGAAGCGGCGCGCAAGGGCCTGCGCCACATCGGCTGGTTCGCGGCCTCGGCCCTGCGCTTCTTCTCGCGCCACGGCTGGCGCGCGCGGTCCTAG